One segment of Acidobacteriota bacterium DNA contains the following:
- the prfB gene encoding peptide chain release factor 2 (programmed frameshift) — translation MDFMEVKNKISEIKEKYLKLRDFLEIEKKQQELNDINQELLKEDVWTAPKKSHHLLKRKKYLEEEIDNIKIFGKKIEDIDVLIELGEEGENVESELKNETRYLEEKLASLELITFFYEEDDFKNAILTIHPGAGGTESQDWSQMLMRMYLRYCEEKGFKTEIVDLLPGEEAGIKSVTIRVGGKYAYGYLSQESGVHRLVRISPFDANKRRHTSFAAVFVCPEIEEDIEVKIDENDLKIETFRSSGKGGQHVNVTDSAVRITHTPTGIVVSCQNERSQHRNREIALKILKSRLYELEKKKRLEKIEEIEEQKGEIAWGNQIRSYVLQPYQKITDHRTKVEIGNVQKVLDGDLDELIRASLLKKILDKKSK, via the exons ATGGATTTTATGGAAGTAAAGAATAAAATCTCAGAAATCAAAGAAAAATACTTAAAATTAAGAGATTTTCTT GAAATAGAAAAAAAACAGCAAGAATTAAATGACATAAATCAAGAACTTTTGAAAGAAGATGTATGGACTGCTCCGAAAAAGTCTCATCATCTTTTAAAAAGAAAAAAATACCTTGAGGAAGAAATTGATAATATTAAAATTTTTGGAAAAAAAATAGAAGATATAGATGTCCTTATTGAACTTGGTGAAGAGGGAGAAAATGTGGAATCTGAATTAAAAAATGAAACTCGATATCTGGAAGAAAAGTTAGCTTCTTTAGAACTAATTACTTTCTTTTATGAGGAGGATGATTTTAAAAATGCAATTTTAACAATCCATCCAGGCGCAGGAGGAACTGAATCTCAGGATTGGTCACAAATGTTAATGAGGATGTACCTGCGATATTGTGAGGAAAAAGGATTTAAAACAGAAATAGTAGATTTACTTCCCGGAGAAGAAGCTGGAATAAAAAGCGTAACAATCAGAGTGGGAGGAAAATATGCATACGGTTATCTCAGTCAGGAATCTGGAGTGCACAGACTTGTCAGAATTTCTCCCTTTGATGCAAATAAAAGACGACATACCTCCTTTGCTGCAGTTTTTGTTTGCCCTGAAATAGAAGAAGATATTGAAGTTAAAATAGACGAAAACGACCTTAAAATTGAGACATTTCGTTCGTCTGGGAAAGGTGGTCAGCACGTAAACGTTACTGATTCTGCTGTCAGAATCACCCATACACCCACAGGCATAGTTGTCTCGTGTCAAAATGAACGCTCTCAACATCGAAATCGAGAAATTGCATTGAAAATTCTAAAATCAAGACTTTACGAACTTGAGAAGAAAAAAAGATTAGAAAAAATAGAAGAAATCGAAGAACAAAAGGGAGAAATTGCATGGGGGAATCAAATTCGGTCTTATGTACTTCAGCCCTATCAAAAAATTACAGACCACAGAACAAAAGTTGAAATAGGAAATGTTCAGAAAGTTTTAGATGGAGATCTTGATGAATTAATAAGAGCTTCTCTCTTAAAAAAAATACTCGATAAAAAATCAAAATAA
- the lnt gene encoding apolipoprotein N-acyltransferase — MLIKNSGEKFLIFIILPIASGILTSLSFEKFSLFFFSWFSVSLLFISIFRKKRLSFFSGFLYGFSYYLISLYWIPSVMFKYGNLSKVLSSIFFLALILLLSLFWAIFSAAISIFIKISTNFMILSPFLWISIEYIMSFIFTGFPWNLIGYSQVDFIPLIQISSVTGVYGISFLIILFNASITLLLITKKKWYVLITILLIFFTILYGIATTSFNYRTNGLFKVSVIQGNINQDIIWDSKNLIEKFNEHMELSEASSKNHAKLIVWPEFSVPIYIRYNSFFKKIMIDFAKNRNVSFLAGFTDIRYENNSNNFYNSSFLISKDGVESVYDKIHLVPFGEYVPLRKFLGFFESITKEIGDFTPGKNSILHKVNGNKFGTPVCYEIIFPDLVRRFVKKGAVFIVTITNDAWFGKTSAPYQHFAMARMRAVENRRFLIRAASTGISGIVDPFGKIVKLIDLEKKGYAVSEIYPISYLSFYTRYGDVFAHFCILISLFAFIFFIILRKQVKFR, encoded by the coding sequence ATGCTTATTAAAAATTCTGGAGAAAAATTTCTTATCTTTATTATTCTTCCGATTGCTTCAGGAATTCTTACATCTCTTTCTTTCGAAAAATTTTCTTTATTTTTCTTTTCCTGGTTCTCTGTTTCATTATTATTTATCTCAATTTTCAGGAAAAAAAGGCTATCATTTTTTTCTGGGTTTTTATATGGCTTTTCTTATTACCTCATCTCCCTTTATTGGATTCCAAGCGTAATGTTTAAGTATGGAAACCTGTCAAAAGTATTGTCATCGATTTTTTTCCTGGCACTAATTCTTCTCCTCAGTCTTTTCTGGGCAATCTTCTCTGCAGCTATATCGATTTTCATTAAGATAAGCACAAATTTTATGATTTTATCACCATTTCTATGGATCTCAATTGAATATATTATGAGTTTCATTTTTACAGGATTCCCCTGGAATCTGATCGGATATTCTCAGGTAGATTTTATTCCCCTGATTCAGATATCCTCAGTAACAGGTGTATATGGAATATCATTCTTAATAATTCTCTTTAATGCTTCGATTACTCTATTGTTAATCACAAAGAAAAAATGGTATGTATTGATCACAATACTTTTAATTTTCTTTACAATTCTATACGGAATAGCGACAACAAGTTTTAATTACAGAACAAATGGTTTATTTAAAGTATCAGTAATTCAGGGAAATATAAATCAGGACATTATCTGGGACTCAAAAAATCTGATTGAAAAATTCAATGAACATATGGAACTTTCAGAAGCTTCATCGAAAAACCATGCAAAACTAATAGTATGGCCTGAATTTTCTGTTCCAATCTATATCAGGTATAACTCCTTCTTTAAGAAGATAATGATTGATTTTGCTAAAAATAGAAATGTCTCATTTTTAGCTGGATTTACTGATATCAGATATGAGAATAACAGTAATAACTTCTATAATTCTTCATTTTTAATTTCAAAAGATGGAGTAGAATCTGTTTACGATAAGATTCATCTTGTTCCTTTTGGTGAGTATGTCCCTCTGCGAAAGTTCCTCGGTTTCTTTGAAAGCATCACAAAAGAAATTGGAGATTTTACGCCTGGAAAAAATTCTATCCTTCATAAAGTAAATGGCAATAAATTCGGCACTCCTGTATGCTATGAAATTATATTCCCAGATTTAGTCAGAAGATTTGTAAAGAAAGGAGCTGTGTTCATTGTAACAATAACAAATGATGCCTGGTTTGGAAAAACATCAGCTCCTTACCAACACTTCGCTATGGCAAGAATGAGAGCAGTAGAAAATAGAAGATTTTTAATAAGAGCTGCATCTACTGGAATAAGTGGTATAGTTGACCCTTTCGGTAAAATTGTGAAACTCATAGACCTTGAAAAAAAAGGTTATGCTGTCTCAGAAATTTATCCTATAAGTTATTTAAGCTTTTACACAAGATATGGCGATGTTTTTGCGCATTTCTGCATTCTTATTTCTTTGTTTGCATTTATATTTTTTATTATATTAAGGAAGCAAGTAAAGTTTCGTTAA
- a CDS encoding SPOR domain-containing protein yields the protein MRKEYGEYEVKITYPKLIFLLILVLGLEVLIFIMGVSVGKKYSSAQEKKLAKEKIEEITKPPVIIKPEPQKEQAKPEEKKPEVKKALPQEKLKPELLYFIQIGAFSTKASADKLASEYSKKGFKVAILDPLKEEKNPVFRVRIGSYQSKEEAEKVKNELEKQNKAKYILLWEKVKE from the coding sequence ATGCGAAAAGAATATGGTGAATATGAAGTAAAAATTACCTATCCAAAACTTATATTTCTCTTAATTCTTGTTCTTGGTCTTGAAGTTTTAATTTTCATAATGGGAGTCTCTGTTGGGAAAAAATACAGCTCTGCCCAGGAGAAAAAATTAGCGAAAGAAAAAATCGAAGAAATAACTAAACCTCCAGTTATTATAAAACCAGAGCCCCAGAAAGAACAAGCAAAGCCAGAAGAAAAAAAACCTGAGGTAAAAAAAGCACTACCTCAGGAGAAACTGAAACCAGAATTATTATATTTTATTCAAATCGGAGCTTTCAGTACAAAAGCCTCGGCTGATAAATTAGCTTCTGAATATTCAAAAAAGGGATTTAAAGTAGCAATACTTGATCCATTAAAAGAAGAAAAAAATCCTGTGTTCAGAGTTAGAATTGGAAGTTACCAATCAAAAGAGGAAGCCGAAAAAGTTAAGAACGAATTAGAAAAACAAAACAAAGCTAAATATATTTTATTATGGGAAAAAGTTAAAGAGTAA
- a CDS encoding slipin family protein — MSPILIILGIILLYILNSIKILREYERGVIFRLGRLLPRPKGPGIILVFAPIDKMVRVSLRTVVLDVPAQDLITRDNVSVKVNAVVYFRVIDPNKAVVEVQDFLYATSQISQTTLRSVLGQAELDELLAEREKLNLTLQNIIDKHTDPWGVKVIGVEVKYVDLPVEMQRAIAKQAEAEREKRAKIIHAEGEYKASNTLHNAAEIVSQNPITIQLRYLQTLTEIATEKNSTIIFPLPLDLMKAFISEKK; from the coding sequence ATGAGCCCAATTTTAATTATTCTCGGGATAATACTTCTTTACATTTTAAACTCCATCAAAATTTTAAGAGAATACGAAAGAGGAGTAATTTTCAGACTTGGGAGATTACTTCCCAGACCAAAAGGTCCTGGAATTATCCTTGTTTTTGCCCCAATCGATAAAATGGTAAGAGTCTCTCTGAGAACTGTTGTATTGGATGTCCCAGCTCAGGATCTCATAACAAGAGATAATGTATCAGTTAAAGTGAACGCAGTGGTTTATTTTAGAGTTATTGACCCAAATAAAGCTGTTGTTGAGGTTCAAGATTTTCTTTACGCCACTTCCCAGATTTCTCAAACGACTTTAAGATCAGTTTTAGGTCAGGCAGAACTTGATGAACTCCTGGCAGAAAGAGAAAAATTAAATTTAACGCTTCAGAATATAATCGATAAACATACTGACCCATGGGGAGTAAAAGTAATCGGGGTTGAGGTTAAATATGTGGACTTACCAGTCGAAATGCAAAGGGCAATTGCAAAACAGGCAGAAGCAGAAAGAGAAAAGAGGGCGAAAATCATCCATGCCGAAGGAGAGTATAAGGCATCAAATACTCTCCATAATGCTGCTGAAATAGTTTCCCAGAACCCAATTACTATACAATTGAGATATTTGCAAACTCTGACCGAAATAGCAACTGAAAAAAATTCAACGATAATATTCCCTCTTCCTCTGGATTTGATGAAAGCTTTTATATCTGAAAAAAAATAA
- a CDS encoding nodulation protein NfeD, with amino-acid sequence MKKIFFVFIISLTHVYLFSSIIIIEVSQPIHPVSSEYICNSIAKADKEKAELLIIKLDTPGGLDISMREIIQKILNSETPVAVWVCPPGARAGSAGFFITLASDIAIMSSGTSIGAAHPVSATGEKIDPVMSDKITNDAISYAKSLASKRGRNIKMSEEAVKTSQSYTEEEALKGGLIDFIANSPDEIKDKLHNKKIKKFSGKEVLLRIKNAEKKEVPMSARQKILSIISNPNLAYILLILGMLGIYFELSNPGAIFPGVLGGICLLLAFFSFQILPINYVGLLLILLSLGLFIAEVKIQSYGVLGIGGVIAMIFGSLMLFNAPIPEMKPELSLIFPVAIGISLIFIFLLYLAIKTHRKKVFTGEQGMVGEIGEALTDIGESGKTFIHGEIWDACSYQKILKGSKIIVKKINGLKLVVEKFEE; translated from the coding sequence ATGAAAAAAATTTTTTTTGTATTTATTATTTCTTTGACCCATGTTTATCTCTTCTCTTCCATTATAATAATTGAAGTAAGCCAGCCCATCCACCCCGTTTCCTCTGAATATATATGTAATTCAATCGCAAAAGCTGATAAAGAAAAAGCTGAGCTATTGATAATAAAGCTCGATACTCCTGGTGGCCTTGATATCTCAATGAGAGAGATTATTCAAAAGATTCTCAATTCTGAAACACCTGTTGCAGTGTGGGTTTGTCCTCCTGGAGCGAGGGCTGGGTCTGCAGGTTTTTTTATTACTCTTGCCTCTGATATAGCTATCATGTCATCGGGAACATCAATAGGAGCTGCCCATCCTGTATCAGCAACAGGCGAGAAAATAGATCCTGTTATGAGTGACAAAATTACAAATGATGCAATTTCATATGCAAAAAGTCTTGCCTCAAAGAGAGGAAGAAACATAAAAATGTCAGAGGAAGCTGTAAAGACCAGTCAGTCATATACTGAAGAGGAAGCTTTAAAAGGTGGATTGATTGATTTTATAGCAAATTCTCCTGATGAAATAAAAGATAAGCTCCACAACAAAAAAATAAAAAAATTCAGCGGAAAAGAAGTCTTGCTAAGGATAAAAAATGCCGAAAAAAAAGAAGTTCCAATGTCAGCCAGGCAAAAAATTTTAAGTATTATTTCAAATCCGAACCTTGCTTATATCCTTCTGATACTCGGAATGCTTGGTATATATTTTGAATTGAGTAATCCTGGAGCTATATTCCCAGGGGTCCTTGGTGGAATATGTCTTCTTCTGGCCTTTTTTTCATTCCAAATTCTTCCAATAAATTATGTGGGTCTACTTTTGATCCTGCTCAGCCTTGGACTTTTTATCGCAGAAGTCAAGATCCAGAGTTATGGAGTTCTTGGAATAGGAGGAGTAATAGCAATGATATTCGGCTCATTAATGCTTTTCAATGCACCGATTCCAGAAATGAAACCTGAATTGAGTTTGATTTTCCCTGTCGCAATAGGAATCTCTCTCATTTTTATTTTCCTCCTCTATTTAGCAATTAAAACCCATAGAAAAAAAGTATTCACAGGAGAACAGGGAATGGTAGGAGAAATTGGAGAAGCTTTAACAGATATTGGAGAATCAGGAAAAACTTTCATCCACGGAGAAATCTGGGATGCATGTTCATATCAAAAAATTTTAAAAGGTTCAAAAATAATAGTAAAAAAAATAAATGGACTTAAATTAGTAGTTGAAAAATTTGAAGAATAA
- the ligA gene encoding NAD-dependent DNA ligase LigA, which produces MLQKESAKKRIFELRELIRYHEKKYYVENNPEISDYEFDQLLKELERLESLYPELSTPDSPTQRVGGEPAEGFPTVRHEIPMLSLDNTYTYEELKEFHNRVKKGLPGQEINYVTELKIDGLSISITYENGKLLRGVTRGDGEKGEDVTLNVRTIRSIPLYIKEKGKVEVRGEVYLPIKSFEKLNQEREKKEELLFANPRNAAAGSMRTLDPREVAGRGLDSFIYYIFKDGKELRNSHWENILMLRELGFKTNPHARFCKDIEDVIAFCEEWAEKKDKIDYDIDGVVVKVNSISQQKALGATSKFPRWAISYKYPPKQATTRIRDIVVQVGRTGALTPVALFDPVELSGSTISRATLHNEDEIKRKDIRIGDTVLIEKAGEVIPHVVTVIKEKRKGDEKIFHMPKKCPVCSGETFRPEGEAVSRCLNVSCPAKIKESILHFASRDAMNIEGLGEALVDQLINKGLVKKLSDIYRLKYEDLVELERMGPKSSQNLLDEVEKSKKNDLARLLFALGIRYVGEHIAEVLANNFEDIEELIKADEEGLLNIREIGEKVATSIVLFFSQKENLELIKKLKSFGINMRSVEKIQIKDTLKGKSFIITGALSKYTREEAKNLIERYGGKVVSSISSKTDFLIVGKEPGSKFEKAKELGIKMLYEEEFLKLIEE; this is translated from the coding sequence ATGCTTCAGAAAGAATCAGCAAAAAAAAGAATCTTTGAATTACGAGAATTGATCAGATATCACGAAAAAAAATATTATGTAGAAAATAATCCGGAAATTTCTGATTATGAGTTTGACCAGCTCTTAAAAGAATTAGAAAGATTAGAGTCTTTATACCCTGAGTTGAGTACGCCAGACTCTCCAACCCAGAGAGTAGGAGGTGAACCAGCAGAAGGCTTTCCAACAGTCAGACATGAAATTCCGATGCTTAGCCTTGATAATACCTATACTTATGAAGAGCTTAAAGAATTTCATAATAGGGTAAAAAAAGGACTGCCAGGGCAGGAAATAAACTATGTGACAGAACTTAAGATCGATGGCCTGAGTATATCAATTACATATGAAAATGGAAAATTATTAAGAGGTGTAACAAGAGGAGATGGAGAGAAAGGCGAGGATGTTACTCTGAATGTTAGAACGATAAGAAGTATTCCTCTGTATATAAAAGAAAAAGGAAAGGTAGAGGTAAGGGGTGAAGTATATCTTCCAATTAAATCTTTTGAAAAGCTAAATCAGGAAAGAGAGAAAAAAGAAGAGCTTCTTTTTGCAAACCCGAGAAATGCCGCAGCTGGATCGATGAGAACTTTGGACCCGAGAGAGGTAGCTGGAAGAGGATTGGATAGTTTTATTTACTATATATTTAAAGATGGAAAAGAGCTCAGGAATTCCCACTGGGAGAATATTTTAATGTTAAGAGAATTAGGTTTTAAAACAAATCCCCACGCTCGTTTTTGTAAAGATATTGAGGATGTTATAGCATTCTGTGAAGAATGGGCTGAAAAAAAAGATAAGATTGATTATGATATAGATGGAGTAGTAGTAAAAGTTAATTCCATAAGTCAACAAAAGGCACTTGGTGCGACATCTAAGTTTCCAAGATGGGCTATTTCGTATAAATATCCACCAAAACAGGCTACTACCAGGATAAGAGATATTGTAGTTCAGGTAGGAAGAACAGGAGCATTGACTCCAGTTGCTCTATTTGACCCTGTAGAACTTTCGGGCTCAACAATTTCTCGTGCCACACTTCACAATGAGGATGAGATTAAAAGAAAAGATATAAGGATTGGAGATACTGTATTGATTGAAAAAGCAGGAGAAGTTATTCCTCATGTGGTAACTGTGATTAAGGAGAAAAGAAAAGGGGATGAAAAAATTTTTCATATGCCTAAGAAATGTCCTGTTTGTAGTGGCGAGACTTTTAGACCCGAAGGAGAGGCAGTTTCGAGATGTCTTAATGTTTCATGTCCAGCAAAAATAAAAGAATCAATTCTTCACTTTGCCTCGAGAGATGCTATGAATATCGAAGGCCTGGGTGAAGCTCTGGTGGATCAGCTGATAAATAAAGGACTTGTAAAGAAATTATCAGACATTTATAGATTAAAGTATGAGGATCTTGTAGAACTTGAGAGAATGGGTCCGAAAAGTTCTCAAAATTTACTTGATGAGGTAGAAAAAAGTAAAAAAAATGACCTTGCAAGGCTTTTATTTGCGCTGGGAATAAGGTATGTGGGTGAGCATATAGCTGAAGTATTGGCAAATAATTTTGAAGATATTGAAGAACTGATAAAAGCTGATGAAGAGGGCCTTCTTAATATAAGGGAAATAGGAGAAAAGGTTGCTACAAGTATTGTTTTATTCTTTTCTCAAAAGGAAAATCTGGAGCTTATTAAGAAACTTAAAAGTTTTGGAATAAATATGCGCTCTGTAGAAAAAATCCAGATAAAAGATACTCTAAAGGGAAAATCATTTATTATTACTGGAGCTTTATCAAAATATACAAGAGAAGAAGCAAAAAATTTGATTGAGAGATACGGAGGTAAAGTTGTTTCTTCCATAAGCTCAAAAACAGATTTTTTGATTGTCGGGAAAGAGCCTGGCTCAAAATTTGAGAAGGCAAAAGAGCTTGGAATAAAAATGCTGTATGAGGAAGAGTTTTTGAAATTAATCGAAGAATAG
- a CDS encoding nitrilase-related carbon-nitrogen hydrolase, translated as MRIYISQNSSFLGDVKRNWERDLSNIEKAIEKKADLIIFPELSITGYSLQDLVQDVALELKKMKIEEKLKELSKKISIITGYVEEESKGLFYNSALFFSEGEVIHKHKKVYLPNFGLFDEKKFFAGGKNFKTFNTKFGKFGLLICRDFFHISSSYVLFLGNVDYLVVISASPSRQIKEDPSFVSTESWELIGKVVSKFFTTYVMYVNRVGFEDGLGFSGGSYIYDPFGNLAWKAPYLEEHFEIKEINPLDLRRARVIATYRRDEMPEIIYFEVERLIKER; from the coding sequence ATGAGAATATACATTTCGCAGAATTCATCTTTTTTAGGTGATGTAAAGAGAAATTGGGAGAGGGATCTCTCAAACATTGAAAAGGCAATAGAAAAAAAAGCGGATCTGATAATATTTCCTGAGCTGAGCATAACTGGATATTCACTCCAGGATCTTGTCCAGGATGTAGCATTGGAATTAAAAAAAATGAAAATAGAGGAGAAACTTAAGGAATTAAGTAAAAAAATATCAATAATAACAGGGTATGTCGAAGAGGAGAGTAAAGGGTTATTTTATAATTCAGCCTTATTTTTTAGTGAGGGCGAAGTTATTCATAAGCATAAAAAAGTTTATCTTCCCAACTTCGGGCTTTTTGATGAAAAGAAATTTTTTGCTGGAGGGAAAAATTTTAAGACTTTTAACACAAAATTTGGGAAGTTTGGCTTATTGATATGCAGGGATTTTTTCCATATTTCTTCATCCTATGTGTTATTTTTAGGGAATGTTGATTATTTGGTGGTCATTTCTGCTTCTCCATCAAGGCAGATTAAGGAAGACCCCTCATTTGTATCAACGGAGAGCTGGGAGCTTATTGGAAAGGTAGTCTCAAAATTTTTTACTACATATGTAATGTATGTCAATAGAGTAGGTTTTGAAGATGGGCTTGGATTCAGTGGCGGCTCCTACATTTATGACCCATTTGGAAACTTGGCCTGGAAAGCCCCTTACCTTGAAGAACATTTCGAAATAAAGGAGATAAATCCCCTTGATCTAAGGAGAGCAAGAGTAATAGCCACGTACAGAAGGGATGAGATGCCAGAAATAATTTATTTTGAAGTTGAGAGATTGATAAAGGAGAGATGA
- a CDS encoding NAD+ synthase has translation MRLNQDLLKKFLVKFIREELTKFGFDKGILGLSGGVDSTVAAFLTSEALGRENTIALIMPYKESEKSSVKDAVMLAESKGIRYKIIEITPMIDVYFRDNFIENRIIKGNKMARERMSILYDYSAREKALVIGTSNKTELLLGYGTLWGDMVSAVNPLGDLYKTQVLELAEYLKIPEKILKKIPSADLWVGQTDEDELGMSYQEMDKILYLLVDERKSAEEIKNSGFSEEKIFYILEKIRDTQFKRRLPVIPKLSSRTLSLDFLYFRDWGR, from the coding sequence ATGAGACTTAATCAAGATTTACTCAAGAAATTTCTTGTAAAATTCATAAGGGAAGAATTGACAAAATTTGGTTTTGATAAAGGGATACTGGGGCTTTCAGGGGGAGTAGATTCTACAGTGGCTGCCTTTCTTACAAGTGAAGCATTGGGAAGAGAAAATACCATTGCATTAATAATGCCTTACAAGGAATCAGAAAAAAGTAGCGTTAAGGATGCAGTTATGCTGGCAGAATCGAAAGGAATTAGATATAAAATTATTGAAATAACTCCAATGATTGATGTTTATTTCAGAGATAACTTCATAGAAAATAGGATAATAAAGGGAAATAAAATGGCGAGAGAAAGGATGTCAATTCTTTACGATTATTCTGCGAGAGAGAAGGCCCTTGTTATCGGAACGAGTAATAAAACTGAACTTCTCCTTGGTTATGGAACTCTTTGGGGGGATATGGTTTCAGCAGTAAATCCATTAGGAGATTTATATAAAACACAGGTCTTAGAGCTGGCAGAGTATTTAAAAATTCCAGAAAAAATTTTGAAGAAAATTCCATCAGCTGATTTATGGGTAGGTCAGACAGATGAAGATGAACTGGGAATGTCTTATCAGGAAATGGATAAAATATTGTATCTATTAGTGGATGAAAGAAAAAGCGCAGAAGAGATAAAAAATTCGGGTTTTTCAGAGGAAAAAATTTTTTATATCTTAGAAAAAATAAGGGATACCCAGTTTAAGAGGAGATTACCTGTAATCCCGAAGTTATCCTCCAGAACACTCAGTTTAGATTTTTTGTATTTTCGTGATTGGGGGAGATAA
- the rsmI gene encoding 16S rRNA (cytidine(1402)-2'-O)-methyltransferase: MKINGVEKSRKGVLYIVATPIGNLEDITLRALRILRSVSLIACEDTRETSKILTKYKIRKKLLSYYRPKESQKIPYILNILKNGEDVALVTDSGTPGISDPGYLLIKRVINEEIQVIPVPGASSIMAGLMASGLNTSSFKFVGFPPKGEKRIKKFLERLKYERSPLIFFDNPKRVKNFINMLKDSLGERDIVVAREVTKINEEFIRGRVSEVLKNEKLENLKGEVSIIVEGYKKKGHQEEFKEIVKRNLKRVIKEYGIPKKIIKEILRT, from the coding sequence ATGAAAATCAATGGTGTTGAGAAAAGCAGAAAAGGTGTATTATATATCGTTGCAACCCCTATTGGAAACCTTGAGGATATCACATTAAGAGCTCTTAGAATATTGAGGTCAGTTTCGTTAATTGCATGCGAGGATACAAGAGAGACAAGTAAAATCTTAACTAAATATAAAATAAGGAAGAAATTGTTAAGCTATTACAGACCAAAAGAGTCTCAAAAAATACCTTACATTTTAAACATTCTAAAGAACGGAGAAGACGTTGCTTTGGTCACAGATTCAGGAACACCTGGGATTTCTGATCCTGGATACCTTTTGATAAAAAGGGTTATAAATGAAGAAATTCAAGTAATTCCTGTACCTGGAGCATCTTCAATCATGGCAGGACTTATGGCTTCAGGATTGAATACATCATCGTTTAAGTTTGTTGGGTTTCCCCCAAAAGGAGAGAAAAGAATAAAAAAATTTTTAGAAAGATTAAAATATGAGAGATCCCCGTTAATTTTTTTTGATAACCCGAAAAGAGTAAAAAATTTTATAAATATGTTGAAAGACTCTCTCGGAGAAAGGGACATAGTGGTGGCAAGAGAGGTAACAAAAATAAATGAAGAATTCATAAGGGGAAGGGTGAGCGAAGTTCTAAAGAATGAGAAGTTGGAAAATTTGAAAGGAGAGGTTTCGATTATAGTGGAAGGTTATAAGAAAAAAGGGCATCAGGAAGAGTTTAAAGAGATAGTAAAAAGAAACTTAAAAAGAGTTATAAAGGAATACGGCATCCCAAAGAAAATTATAAAAGAAATTTTGAGAACTTAA
- a CDS encoding Hsp20/alpha crystallin family protein codes for MTITRWDPWRDLITLQEKMNKLFEDSLLRSKFGEEGLMTGTWNPPVDIYETENSVVLTAEIPGVNEKDIEVKLENNQLSIKGERKFEKETKEENYHRIERSYGSFYRSFTIPNAIDQDKISAEYKNGILKVTMQKKEEVKPKSIKINIE; via the coding sequence ATGACAATAACAAGATGGGATCCCTGGAGAGACCTTATAACTCTTCAGGAGAAAATGAATAAATTGTTTGAAGATAGTTTATTAAGAAGTAAATTTGGTGAGGAAGGCCTTATGACCGGCACATGGAATCCCCCAGTGGATATTTATGAAACCGAGAATAGCGTTGTTTTAACCGCTGAGATACCTGGGGTTAACGAGAAAGATATTGAAGTCAAACTCGAGAACAACCAGCTGTCCATAAAAGGTGAGAGGAAATTTGAAAAAGAAACGAAAGAGGAAAATTATCACAGAATTGAAAGATCCTACGGAAGCTTTTATAGAAGTTTTACCATTCCCAATGCCATTGACCAAGATAAAATATCTGCTGAATACAAAAACGGCATTCTGAAGGTTACGATGCAGAAAAAAGAGGAAGTTAAGCCAAAATCCATTAAAATTAACATAGAATAA